A single region of the Lycium barbarum isolate Lr01 chromosome 2, ASM1917538v2, whole genome shotgun sequence genome encodes:
- the LOC132626545 gene encoding ATP synthase subunit a, chloroplastic: MNVLSCSINTLKGLYDISGVEVGQHFYWQIGGFQVHGQVLITSWVVIAILLGSATIAVRNPQTIPTGGQNFFEYVLEFIRDVSKTQIGEEYGPWVPFIGTMFLFIFVSNWSGALLPWKIIQLPHGELAAPTNDINTTVALALLTSVAYFYAGLTKKGLGYFGKYIQPTPILLPINILEDFTKPLSLSFRLFGNILADELVVVVLVSLVPLVVPIPVMLLGLFTSGIQALIFATLAAAYIGESMEGHH, from the coding sequence ATGAATGTTCTATCATGTTCCATCAATACTCTAAAGGGGTTATACGATATATCCGGTGTGGAAGTAGGCCAACATTTCTATTGGCAAATAGGGGGTTTCCAAGTACATGGCCAAGTACTTATTACTTCTTGGGTTGTAATTGCTATCTTATTAGGTTCAGCCACTATAGCTGTTCGGAACCCACAAACCATTCCAACCGGGGGTCAGAATTTCTTCGAATATGTTCTTGAATTCATTCGAGATGTGAGTAAAACTCAAATTGGAGAAGAATATGGGCCCTGGGTTCCTTTTATTGGCACtatgtttttatttatttttgtttctaATTGGTCAGGAGCTCTTTTACCTTGGAAAATCATACAATTACCTCATGGGGAGTTAGCCGCACCCACGAATGATATAAATACTACTGTTGCTTTGGCTTTACTCACATCAGTGGCATATTTCTATGCGGGTCTTACAAAAAAAGGATTAGGTTATTTCGGAAAATATATTCAACCAACCCCAATCCTTTTACCCATTAACATCTTAGAAGATTTCACAAAACCTTTATCACTTAGTTTTCGACTTTTCGGGAATATCTTAGCTGATGAATTAgtagttgttgttcttgtttcttTAGTACCTTTAGTAGTTCCTATACCTGTCATGCTCCTTGGATTATTTACAAGTGGTATTCAAGCTCTTATTTTTGCAACTTTAGCCGCGGCTTATATAGGTGAATCCATGGAGGGCCATCATTGA
- the LOC132626547 gene encoding ATP synthase subunit b, chloroplastic-like yields MNRKIHVWFGKGLWNFVKEWKNNLLSLSDLLDNRKQRILNTIRNSEELREGAIEQLEKARSRLRKVETEAEQFRVNGYAEIEREKLNLINSTYKTLEQLENYKNETIQFEQQRAINQVRQRVFQQALRGALGTLNSCLNNELHLRTISANIGMLGTMKEITD; encoded by the coding sequence ATGAATCGAAAGATTCATGTTTGGTTCGGGAAGGGATTATGGAATTTTGTAAAGGAATGGAAAAATAATCTACTTTCATTAAGTGATttattagataatcgaaaacagaGGATCTTGAATACTATTAGAAATTCAGAAGAACTGCGTGAAGGGGCTATTGAACAACTCGAAAAAGCTCGTTCTCGCTTACGGAAAGTAGAAACCGAAGCCGAGCAGTTTCGAGTGAATGGATACGCCGAGATAGAACGAGAAAAATTGAATTTGATTAATTCAACTTATAAGACTTTGGAACAATTAGAAAATTACAAAAACGAAACGATTCAGTTTGAACAGCAAAGGGCGATTAATCAAGTCCGACAACGGGTTTTCCAACAAGCCTTACGAGGAGCTCTAGGAACTCTGAATAGTTGTTTGAACAACGAGTTACATTTACGTACCATTAGTGCCAATATTGGCATGTTGGGAACAATGAAAGAAATAACTGATTAG
- the LOC132626546 gene encoding small ribosomal subunit protein uS2c, producing MTRRYWNINLEEMMEAGVHFGHGTRKWNPKMAPYISAKRKGIHITNLTRTARFLSEACDLVFDAASRGKQFLIVGTKNKAADSVEWAAIRARCHYVNKKWLGGMLTNWSTTETRLHKFRDLRMEQKTGRLNRLPKRDAAMLKRQLSRLQTYLGGIKYMTGVPDIVIIVDQHEEYTALRECITLGIPTICLTDTNCDPDLADISIPANDDAISSIRLILNKLVFAICEGRSSYIRNP from the coding sequence ATGACAAGAAGATATTGGAACATAAATTTGGAAGAGATGATGGAGGCAGGAGTTCATTTTGGTCATGGTACTAGGAAATGGAATCCTAAAATGGCGCCTTATATCTCGGCAAAGCGTAAGGGTATTCATATTACAAATCTTACTAGAACTGCTCGTTTTTTATCAGAAGCTTGTGATTTAGTTTTTGACGCAGCAAGTAGGGGAAAACAATtcttaattgttggtaccaaaaATAAAGCAGCTGATTCAGTAGAGTGGGCTGCAATAAGGGCCCGGTGTCATTATGTTAATAAAAAATGGCTTGGCGGTATGTTAACGAATTGGTCCACTACAGAAACAAGACTTCATAAGTTCAGGGACTTGAGAATGGAACAAAAAACAGGGAGACTCAACCGTCTCCCGAAAAGAGATGCAGCTATGTTGAAAAGACAATTATCTCGCTTGCAAACATATCTGGGCGGGATTAAATATATGACAGGGGTACCCGATATTGTAATCATCGTTGATCAGCACGAAGAATATACGGCCCTGCGAGAGTGTATTACTTTAGGAATTCCAACAATTTGTTTAACCGATACAAATTGTGACCCCGATCTCGCAGATATTTCAATTCCAGCGAATGATGACGCCATATCCTCAATCCGATTAATTCTTAACAAATTAGTATTCGCAATTTGTGAGGGTCGTTCTAGCTATATAAGAAATCCTTGa
- the LOC132626543 gene encoding DNA-directed RNA polymerase subunit beta: MLGDGNEGISTIPGFNQIQFEGFCRFIDQGLTEELSKFPKIEDTDQEIEFQLFVETYQLVEPLIKERDAVYESLTYSSELYVSAGLIWKNSRDMQEQTIFIGNIPLMNSLGTSIVNGIYRIVINQILQSPGIYYRSELDHNGISVYTGTIISDWGGRSELEIDRKARIWARVSRKQKISILVLSSAMGLNLREILENVCYPEIFLSFLSDKERKKIGSKENAILEFYQQFACVGGDPVFSESLCKELQKKFFQQRCELGRIGRRNMNRRLNLDIPQNNTFLLPRDILAAADHLIGLKFGMGALDDMNHLKNKRIRSVADLLQDQFGLALVRLENVVRGTICGAIRHKLIPTPQNLVTSTPLTTTYESFFGLHPLSQVLDRTNPLTQIVHGRKLSYLGPGGLTGRTASFRIRDIHPSHYGRICPIDTSEGINVGLIGSLAIHARIGHWGSLESPFYEISERSTGVRMLYLSPGRDEYYMVAAGNSLALNRDIQEEQVVPARYRQEFLTIAWEQVHLRSIFPFQYFSIGASLIPFIEHNDANRALMSSNMQRQAVPLSRSEKCIVGTGLERQAALDSGALAIAEREGRVVYTNTDKILLAGNGDILSIPLVIYQRSNKNTCMHQKLQVPRGKCIKKGQILADGAATVGGELALGKNVLVAYMPWEGYNSEDAVLISERLVYEDIYTSFHIRKYEIQTHVTSQGPEKVTNEIPHLEAHLLRNLDKNGIVMLGSWVETGDILVGKLTPQVVKESSYAPEDRLLRAILGIQVSTSKETCLKLPIGGRGRVIDVRWIQKRGGSSYNPETIRVYISQKREIKVGDKVAGRHGNKGIISKILPRQDMPYLQDGRSVDMVFNPLGVPSRMNVGQIFECSLGLAGSLLDRHYRIAPFDERYEQEASRKLVFSELYEASKQTANPWVFEPEYPGKSRIFDGRTGNPFEQPVIIGKPYILKLIHQVDDKIHGRSSGHYALVTQQPLRGRAKQGGQRVGEMEVWALEGFGVAHILQEMLTYKSDHIRARQEVLGTTIIGGTIPNPEDAPESFRLLVRELRSLALELNHFLVSEKNFQINRKEA; this comes from the coding sequence ATGCTCGGGGATGGAAATGAGGGAATATCTACAATACCTGGATTTAATCAGATACAATTTGAAGGATTTTGTAGGTTCATTGATCAAGGTTTGACGGAAGAACTTTCTAAGTTTCCAAAAATTGAAGATACAGATCAAGAAATTGAATTTCAATTATTTGTGGAAACATATCAATTGGTCGAACCCTTGATAAAGGAAAGAGATGCTGTGTATGAATCACTCACATATTCTTCTGAATTATATGTATCCGCGGGATTAATTTGGAAAAACAGTAGGGATATGCAAGAACAAACAATTTTTATCGGAAACATTCCTCTAATGAATTCCCTGGGAACTTCTATAGTCAATGGAATATATAGAATTGTGATCAATCAAATATTGCAAAGTCCCGGTATTTATTACCGATCAGAATTGGACCATAACGGAATTTCGGTCTATACCGGCACCATAATATCAGATTGGGGAGGAAGATCAGAATTAGAAATTGATAGAAAAGCAAGGATATGGGCTCGTGTAAGTAGGAAACAAAAAATATCTATTCTAGTTCTATCATCAGCTATGGGTTTGAATCTAAGAGAAATTCTAGAGAATGTTTGCTATCCTGAAATTTTTTTGTCTTTTCTGAGTgataaggagagaaaaaaaattgggTCAAAAGAAAATGCCATTTTGGAGTTTTATCAACAATTTGCTTGTGTAGGTGGCGATCCGGTATTTTCTGAATCCTTATGTAAGGAATTACAAAAGAAATTCTTTCAACAAAGATGTGAATTAGGAAGGATTGGTCGACGAAATATGAACCGAAGACTTAACCTTGATATACCCCAGAACAATACATTTTTGTTACCACGAGATATATTGGCAGCCGCCGATCATTTGATTGGGCTGAAATTTGGAATGGGTGCACTTGACGATATGAATCATTTGAAAAATAAACGTATTCGTTCTGTAGCAGATCTTTTACAAGATCAATTCGGATTGGCTCTGGTTCGTTTAGAAAATGTGGTTCGGGGGACTATATGTGGAGCAATTCGGCATAAATTGATACCGACACCTCAGAATTTGGTAACCTCAACTCCATTAACAACTACTTATGAATCCTTTTTCGGTTTACACCCATTATCTCAAGTTTTGGATCGAACTAATCCATTGACACAAATAGTTCATGGTAGAAAATTAAGTTATTTGGGCCCTGGAGGACTGACAGGGCGCACTGCTAGTTTTCGGATACGAGATATCCATCCTAGTCACTATGGACGTATTTGCCCAATTGACACATCTGAAGGAATCAATGTTGGACTTATTGGATCCTTAGCAATTCATGCGAGGATTGGTCATTGGGGATCTCTAGAAAGCCCTTTTTATGAAATTTCTGAGAGGTCAACCGGGGTACGGATGCTTTATTTATCACCAGGTAGAGATGAATACTATATGGTAGCGGCAGGAAATTCTTTAGCCTTAAATCGGGATATTCAGGAAGAACAGGTTGTTCCAGCTCGATACCGTCAAGAATTCTTGACTATTGCATGGGAACAGGTTCATCTTCGAAGTATTTTTCCTTTTCAATATTTTTCTATTGGAGCTTCCCTCATTCCTTTTATCGAACATAATGATGCGAATCGAGCTTTAATGAGTTCTAATATGCAACGTCAAGCAGTTCCTCTTTCTCGCTCCGAGAAATGCATTGTTGGAACTGGGTTGGAACGACAAGCAGCTCTAGATTCGGGGGCTCTTGCTATAGCCGAACGCGAGGGAAGGGTCGTTTATACCAATACTGACAAGATTCTTTTAGCAGGTAATGGAGATATTCTAAGCATTCCATTAGTTATATATCAACGTTccaataaaaatacttgtatgCATCAAAAACTCCAGGTTCCTCGGGGTAAATGCATTAAAAAGGGACAAATTTTAGCGGATGGTGCTGCTACGGTTGGTGGCGAACTTGCTTTGGGGAAAAACGTATTAGTAGCTTATATGCCGTGGGAGGGTTACAATTCTGAGGATGCAGTACTTATTAGCGAGCGTTTGGTATATGAAGATATTTATACTTCTTTTCACATACGGAAATATGAAATTCAGACTCATGTGACAAGCCAAGGCCCTGAAAAAGTAACTAATGAAATACCGCATTTAGAAGCCCATTTACTCCGCAATTTAGACAAAAATGGAATTGTGATGCTGGGATCTTGGGTAGAGACGGGTGATATTTTAGTCGGTAAATTAACACCCCAGGTCGTGAAAGAATCGTCGTATGCCCCGGAAGATAGATTGTTACGAGCTATACTTGGTATTCAGGTATCTACTTCAAAAGAAACTTGTCTAAAATTACCTATAGGCGGCAGGGGCCGGGTTATTGATGTGAGGTGGATCCAGAAAAGGGGTGGTTCTAGTTATAATCCCGAAACGATTCGTGTATATATTTCACAGAAACGTGAAATCAAAGTAGGCGATAAAGTAGCTGGAAGACACGGAAATAAAGGTATCATTTCCAAAATTTTGCCTAGACAAGATATGCCTTATTTACAAGATGGAAGATCCGTTGATATGGTCTTTAACCCATTAGGAGTACCTTCACGAATGAATGTAGGACAGATATTTGAATGTTCACTAGGGTTAGCAGGGAGTCTGCTAGACAGACATTATCGAATAGCACCTTTTGATGAGAGATATGAACAAGAAGCTTCGAGAAAACTAGTGTTTTCTGAATTATATGAAGCCAGTAAGCAAACAGCGAATCCATGGGTATTTGAACCCGAATATCCAGGAAAAAGCAGAATATTTGATGGAAGGACGGGGAATCCTTTTGAACAACCCGTTATAATAGGAAAGCCTTATATCTTGAAATTAATTCATCAAGTTGATGATAAAATCCATGGGCGTTCCAGTGGACATTATGCGCTTGTTACACAACAACCCCTTAGAGGAAGAGCCAAACAGGGGGGACAGCGGGTAGGAGAAATGGAGGTTTGGGCTCTAGAAGGGTTTGGGGTTGCTCATATTTTACAAGAGATGCTTACTTATAAATCGGATCATATTAGAGCTCGCCAGGAAGTACTTGGTACTACGATCATTGGGGGAACAATACCTAATCCCGAAGATGCTCCAGAATCTTTTCGATTGCTCGTTCGAGAACTACGATCTTTAGCTCTGGAACTGAATCATTTCCTTGTATCTGAGAAGAACTTCCAGATTAATAGGAAGGAAGCTTAA